CCAAGTCCGCCAGCAAATCAAGCAGCTCGTCTCGGAGCTGTTGCAATGGTTGCGACAATCCGCCGGCCAACTGCGCAAGCGCCGTCTGCAACTGCCGGCGATCCGCCGCCTCGACCACTCCCAACACCGCTTCCGCTTGCACCAGATCGATGCGCCCGGCCAAAAACGCCCGCAGCGTGAATTCGCCGGGCTGAGCCAGCCTGGCCCCCGCAGCGCAGACGGTTTGCAGCACCAGCTGCAATAGCGGCGGCGAACCCAGCGTGTGAATTTCCGCCAGCGGCTGCCGCGTGTAGCTCCGCGCCGTG
The nucleotide sequence above comes from Pirellulales bacterium. Encoded proteins:
- a CDS encoding tRNA uridine-5-carboxymethylaminomethyl(34) synthesis GTPase MnmE → MLTLDDTIAAVATAPGGAARGIVRLSGPQAVEIISRCCQALDSAMDWKRLTQPTAVAGSFMCTSSSDLPSDARLLQLPANIFLWPTARSYTRQPLAEIHTLGSPPLLQLVLQTVCAAGARLAQPGEFTLRAFLAGRIDLVQAEAVLGVVEAADRRQLQTALAQLAGGLSQPLQQLRDELLDLLADL